The Trypanosoma brucei gambiense DAL972 chromosome 10, complete sequence genome has a segment encoding these proteins:
- a CDS encoding aspartyl-tRNA synthetase, putative — MYRFWPSFSPFPTLKLLNIHRWCCSATGKPPMVGVAAIQRGALQSAASARVRGRVENFRVRGKLAFIQLRQPPSHSIQVVAAGAEISHRVKELTPESIVDVIGEIKPTERPVTSVSCSNYELHATSIEVVSKAAVPLPFPLHDQNAKLDTRLNNRYIDMRTPLAVAMIRLVSAAAQSFRTQLLSRDFVELHTPKIIGTASEGGSALFSLDYFGRQAFLAQSPQLYKQMAIMGDGMRVFEIGPVFRAEKSLTHRHLTEFTGLDAEFTVDEFYTELLDVLESILCGMIWKLQTENAEWISQARAALMELDSAEDCGTVVPRREDIVCEVAEEIIAMYNIRFDDAASRIAPSVPTEPSEDRYHARIGTSGPKVLRMTFRDALQLIRDNDHQHAGRQQEVAGESDGEVVVDFNLNQERALGELIRLRYGVDLYVVDQFPLAARPFYTMPHPSEEGVACGFDMYLRGEEICSGGQRIHDVAQLIHSMEQRRMEAAHMRDYVDSFRYGAWPHGGFGLGLERIVLFLLGARDIRRVSLFPRDPRRLAP; from the coding sequence ATGTATCGTTTCTGGCCGAGCTTCTCGCCGTTTCCAACTTTGAAACTCCTCAACATCCATCGCTGGTGTTGCAGCGCTACAGGAAAGCCACCCATGGTGGGTGTTGCTGCCATACAGCGCGGCGCGTTACAATCAGCGGCATCGGCAAGGGTTCGCGGTCGTGTGGAGAATTTTCGTGTCCGCGGCAAGCTGGCTTTCATTCAACTCCGCCAACCACCATCGCACTCCATTCAAGTTGTAGCTGCTGGGGCTGAAATCTCACACAGGGTGAAGGAACTTACGCCTGAGTCTATTGTTGATGTTATTGGTGAAATCAAACCTACTGAGCGACCCGTGACATCCGTCAGTTGCTCGAACTATGAACTGCATGCGACATCTATAGAAGTTGTGAGCAAGGCAGCTGTACCGCTTCCTTTTCCGCTTCACGACCAGAACGCGAAGCTGGACACGCGCCTGAACAACCGATACATCGACATGCGAACACCGTTGGCGGTTGCTATGATACGTCTGGTTTCAGCCGCTGCGCAGAGCTTCCGCACGCAGCTTTTGTCCCGCGACTTTGTGGAACTTCACACGCCAAAGATCATAGGCACAGCATCAGAGGGTGGTAGTGCGCTCTTCTCACTGGATTACTTTGGTCGTCAAGCCTTCTTGGCGCAGTCGCCTCAGTTGTACAAGCAAATGGCAATAATGGGTGATGGTATGCGAGTGTTCGAAATTGGGCCCGTTTTCCGCGCGGAGAAGAGTCTTACGCATCGTCATCTCACGGAGTTCACAGGACTGGATGCTGAATTTACAGTCGACGAATTCTATACTGAGTTGTTGGATGTGCTAGAGTCAATATTATGCGGCATGATTTGGAAACTTCAGACAGAAAACGCCGAGTGGATCAGCCAGGCACGAGCGGCATTAATGGAGTTGGACAGTGCTGAGGACTGCGGCACTGTGGTGCCTCGTCGTGAAGATATAGTATGCGAGGTAGCGGAGGAGATAATTGCCATGTACAATATACGTTTTGATGACGCGGCGAGCCGAATAGCACCTTCCGTGCCGACTGAACCCTCGGAGGATCGCTATCATGCGCGTATCGGTACAAGCGGGCCAAAGGTGCTGCGTATGACATTCAGGGATGCACTGCAACTCATCCGGGATAACGATCATCAACACGCTGGAAGGCAACAAGAGGTCGCGGGGGAAAGTGACGGAGAGGTTGTGGTCGACTTCAACCTCAACCAGGAGCGGGCACTCGGGGAGTTGATTCGGTTACGCTACGGCGTCGATTTGTACGTTGTGGATCAATTCCCACTGGCTGCACGACCCTTTTACACGATGCCACACCCGAGTGAAGAGGGTGTAGCCTGTGGCTTCGATATGTATTTGCGTGGAGAGGAAATTTGTAGCGGCGGGCAGCGGATACACGACGTGGCGCAGCTCATTCATAGCATGGAGCAGCGGCGAATGGAAGCAGCACATATGAGGGACTACGTGGACTCATTCCGGTACGGTGCGTGGCCACACGGTGGCTTCGGCCTCGGACTTGAACGTATCGTGCTTTTTCTCTTGGGTGCGCGTGACATCAGGCGTGTTTCACTATTTCCCCGTGATCCGAGGCGGTTGGCGCCAtga